A window from Citrus sinensis cultivar Valencia sweet orange chromosome 3, DVS_A1.0, whole genome shotgun sequence encodes these proteins:
- the LOC127901139 gene encoding protein ENHANCED DISEASE RESISTANCE 4-like, which translates to MAESTKLRLVRCPKCENLLPELEDYSVYQCGGCGAVLRAKNKKREADTSSEKSEEERVGEVSVKSHDSPEKGIADLSDASDTDKSNPGSLSHEQRGLEKKNEAGFVDGCTNQSKGPSEKWVVENGLDVKEDGRDEAANETGREDRDLSSKIGYIGGSRRSGQMSDWRSVERGAVDGFPRNARADAGGVRCSTLNYSDEGPSNHPSDSSYGYTEPLKNGVGLDGVNRVRYHEQDRAELLRKLDELKEQLSRSCDVVDKPKEKVPLDGRIAPPDPYVGSDSWLPHGSLGSDRASMPFSGPDKHVAGPTYFNHCPELFPYKNGNEMPMHGLRPGMHNSNHAPPYGDPFGSQVLRRAPPQLPRQYQQPSHPYFSGQYIDPNHDLFESYQQNSMFHQPSCSCYYCYNKHHQVSAPVQSSAFNNRTNNAMLYHHENPRAFVPRVHNHSAAVPPLNSHGPQVHTRWPSDLNSEMGNFVRCCPRRVVLTSSGRRCRPIAGGAPFIVCNNCFELLQLPKRTKLMAKDQKIFQCGTCSTVIDFDVINKKLILSVQAETKGISTEVNGGSNGAMKDYTSHSLGRLDRVNANFSSDDYDNSGYDFQAMDREPASSTDQFLDSGKPPETHSLRSSTPSISEDEHSPEVLITPREVTHSTQQPTKATQSTPPPGSPLQEHFDYSSSNHVVNRFAKGNRSSRSDQEKVITNKVTARQNSLKEASLATEMEVSLNEYSNAGMSQDSGDATREDDLPKNHKTSESFFANIIKKSFKDLSRSNQTQERGNSNVSVNGQFIPDRLVKKAEKLAGPIHPGQYWYDFRGGFWGVMGGPCLGIIPPFIEELNYPMPENCAGGNTSVFVNGRELHQKDLDLLASRGLPTARDRSYIIEISGRVFDEDTGEELDSLGKLAPTVEKVKHGFGMKVPRVAA; encoded by the exons ATGGCCGAGTCAACCAAATTGAGGTTGGTTAGGTGCCCGAAGTGCGAAAATCTCCTCCCTGAACTTGAAGATTACTCTGTCTATCAGTGTGGTGGTTGCGGTGCTGTTCTTCGAG caaaaaataagaagaggGAAGCAGACACTTCATCTGAGAAGTCTGAAGAAGAGAGGGTTGGAGAAGTTTCTGTGAAATCACATGATTCTCCGGAAAAGGGAATAGCAGACTTGAGTGATGCTTCTGATACAGATAAGTCAAATCCTGGCTCTTTGAGCCATGAACAAAGGGGTTTGGAGAAGAAGAATGAGGCTGGGTTTGTTGACGGATGTACAAATCAATCAAAGGGTCCAAGTGAGAAATGGGTAGTCGAGAATGGTCTTGATGTGAAAGAAGATGGCAGAGATGAAGCAGCTAATGAAACAGGAAGAGAAGATAGGGATTTGAGTTCCAAAATTGGATATATCGGTGGTTCCCGAAGATCAGGGCAGATGTCAGATTGGCGAAGTGTGGAGAGAGGTGCGGTGGACGGGTTTCCTAGAAATGCAAGAGCTGATGCTGGAGGAGTAAGGTGTTCAACTTTGAATTATTCTGACGAGGGTCCATCAAATCACCCTTCTGATTCTTCGTATGGTTATACTGAGCCATTAAAGAATGGTGTTGGCCTAGATGGGGTTAATCGAGTTCGGTACCATGAACAAGATCGAGCTGAACTTTTGAGGAAGCTAGATGAGCTTAAGGAACAGCTTAGTCGGTCTTGTGATGTGGTCGATAAACCAAAGGAGAAAGTTCCACTTGATGGGAGGATTGCTCCTCCAGATCCATACGTTGGTTCTGATTCTTGGCTTCCACATGGTTCTTTGGGATCAGATAGGGCTTCAATGCCATTTTCTGGGCCTGATAAACATGTTGCAGGACCTACTTATTTCAATCATTGCCCTGAACTATTTCCTTATAAAAATGGTAATGAAATGCCTATGCATGGTTTACGTCCTGGAATGCATAACTCAAATCATGCTCCTCCTTATGGGGATCCTTTTGGATCCCAGGTGCTTAGGAGAGCTCCACCCCAGTTACCCCGTCAGTATCAGCAACCATCTCATCCGTACTTTTCTGGACAATATATCGACCCAAATCATGATCTATTTGAGTCATACCAGCAAAATTCAATGTTTCACCAGCCTTCTTGCTCTTGTTACTATTGTTATAACAAACATCATCAAGTTTCAGCTCCAGTTCAATCCTCTGCTTTTAACAACAGAACAAACAATGCAATGTTGTACCATCATGAAAATCCACGGGCATTTGTTCCACGAGTTCATAATCATAGTGCTGCTGTTCCTCCACTGAATTCCCACGGTCCACAAGTGCACACAAGATGGCCAAGTGACCTAAACTCTGAAATGGGTAATTTTGTTCGTTGCTGCCCTCGAAGGGTTGTGTTAACCAGCAGTGGCCGCCGTTGCCGTCCAATAGCTGGTGGTGCCCCATTTATAGTATGCAACAATTGCTTTGAGCTGCTGCAACTGCCCAAGAGAACTAAGCTTATGGCTAAAGACCAGAAAATATTTCAGTGTGGGACCTGTTCTAcagtaattgattttgatgtgaTCAACAAGAAACTTATTCTTTCTGTTCAAGCCGAAACAAAAGGAATCTCTACGGAGGTTAATGGTGGCTCTAATGGGGCAATGAAGGACTATACTTCGCATTCCCTTGGCCGTTTGGACAGGGTTAATGCAAATTTCTCTTCTGATGATTATGATAATTCTGGTTATGACTTTCAGGCAATGGATAGAGAGCCTGCTTCATCAACAGACCAATTCCTGGACTCTGGCAAGCCTCCAGAGACGCACAGCCTTCGTTCATCAACTCCCAGTATCTCTGAGGATGAACATAGTCCAGAAGTTTTAATAACTCCAAGAGAGGTCACACACTCAACTCAACAGCCAACTAAAGCCACCCAATCTACACCTCCCCCTGGTTCACCTCTTCAAGAACATTTTGATTACTCTTCCAGTAATCATGTGGTGAACCGATTTGCAAAGGGAAACCGAAGTAGTCGCTCAGATCAAGAGAAGGTGATTACAAATAAGGTTACCGCCCgacaaaattcattaaaagaGGCATCACTGGCAACTGAGATGGAGGTATCCTTGAATGAGTATTCTAATGCTGGGATGTCTCAAGATTCAGGGGATGCTACCAGAGAAGATGATCTGCCAAAGAACCACAAAACAAGTGAGTCATTTTTTGCAAACATTATCAAGAAGAGCTTCAAAGATTTATCCAGATCTAATCAAACACAAGAGCGTGGCAACAGTAATGTTTCAGTCAATGGGCAGTTCATACCAGATCGTTTGGTTAAGAAGGCTGAGAAGTTGGCAGGACCAATTCATCCCGGTCAATATTG GTATGATTTCCGAGGTGGATTTTGGGGTGTCATGGGTGGGCCTTGTCTTGGCATAATTCCT CCATTCATTGAAGAACTAAACTACCCCATGCCAGAGAACTGCGCTGGTGGAAATACAAGTGTTTTTGTGAATGGAAGAGAACTTCACCAGAAGGACTTGGATTTGCTTGCAAGTAGAGGACTTCCAACTGCCCGGGATAGATCTTACATCATTGAGATATCTGGGAGAGTCTTTGATGAGGATACTGGAGAAGAACTAGATAGTCTTGGCAAGCTTGCACCAAC AGTTGAGAAGGTAAAGCATGGATTTGGGATGAAAGTCCCACGGGTGGCTGCTTAG